The Stigmatella aurantiaca DW4/3-1 genome contains the following window.
CGCAGGGGCCCGCGGGTGTTCGAGTTCCGACGTGCGCTCCCCGTCTGGAATTCCGCCCGCTTCAGACCGGCCTCTCGAGCCCGCATGATGCGGACATGGTGAAGATCGGCAGACGCGCTTTGACCCTGGGCCTTGGCACGATGGGCCTGAGCAGCTTTCTGTCACAGGGCTGCGCCACCGCCACCACCGCTTCCCGTCTTCCGCCCAGCGCCCCCCTGCCTTCCGGCAGAGACTTCCTGCTGAAAAACGCCTCCCTGCTGACGATGGATCCGGTGCTCGGGGACATCCCGGGCGGCTCCGTGCTGGTGCGTCAGGGCCAGATTCTCGCGGTGGGACGCAACCTCGTCGCGCCAGACGTTCCGGTCATCGATGCGCAGGGCATGATCGGCCTCCCGGGTCTGGTCGATACGCACTGGCACATGTGGAACACGCTGCTTCGCAGCTTTGCCGGAACGCGAAAGGCCGATGGGTATTTCCCCACCGTTGCGGCGTTCGGGAAGAACATGGTGCCCTCGGATCTCTACCAGGGCACCCGGTTGGCGGCCGCCGAGGCCCTGGCGTGCGGCATCACCACCGTCCACAACTACTGTCACAATGTCCGGAGCTTGGACCACGCCACCGCCGACCTCCAGGCGCTCCGGGAAGCGGGCATCCGCGCACGCTGGTCCTTCGGATGGCCGCAAGGGCTCACCACGGACCAGGGCCTCGACCTGGAGAGCCTCGGCCGGCTGCACGCGGACTGGGCGTCGCATTCGAACGGGGGACTGCTCTCGCTCGGCATGGCCTGGCCGGGCATTCAACGCATGGGCGGCCGGACGCCCGAGCGCATTTACAAGGAAGAGCTCCGCTTCGCCCGCGAGCGGAAGCTGCCCCTCTCTGTTCATGCCTCCAGCCAGCGCGGCGCCACGGGCCAGATTGGCGAGTTCGCCCGGGAAGGCCTCCTGGGGCCCGACCTGCAGGTCATCCACGCGCTCTTCGCCACGGAAGAGGAAATCCAGGCGATGGCCTCTGCGGGCACGGCGGTCAGCGTGTCACCCCGGTCCGAGATGCGCATCGGCTACGGCTTTCCCAAGTTCCTTCCTTTTCTGCGGCAAGGCGTGAAGCTGGGCCTCTCGATCGACACCACCGTCCTGACGGGCAATGCCAACCTCTTCGATGTCATGAAGACGGCCCGGGACATCGAGAACGCCCGGGCCGAGAATGAATTCGAGTGGACGGGGCGCCAACTGCTCGAACTTGGAACACTGGGCGGCGCCCGCTCCCTGGGCCTCGACGGGTGGATTGGCTCTCTGACACCCGGGAAACGGGCGGACCTCCTCCTGATCAACCCCCGGCGGGTGAACATGGGCGTGGCGCCGGATCCCGTGAACCTCGTCATCGAGGCCACCGAGCCCGGCAACGTCGACACCGTCATCGTGGAGGGCCGCATCCTCAAGCGCGGAGGCGCTTTGACGGCCCTGTCCCCGGAGCGGATCATCACGGAAGCCTCGGCGGCCCTGGACGAACTGCGCGCCAGGACACAGTTGCGGTAGCCAGGGCCCGGCCTGGACAGGGACGGGGTTATGGTCCCCGGCCTCTCCTGGGAGGACCCATGCACCGCAGCCGTCTGGTTGGCATCGTCATCGATTGCAAGACGGAGGACTTCGACACCGCGACCCGCTTCTGGAGCCAGGCCCTTGGCAAGCAGGTCAAACCGAGCGACCCCGAGAACCCCACCTACGCTGATTTACAAACCGAAGCGGACGAGCCCCTCATCCTCGTCCAGAAGGTCGACCACCCGAGCCGTGTCCACCTGGACATCGAGACGGACGACATCGAGGCGGAGGTGAAGCGCCTCGAAGCGCTCGGCGCCAAGCGGGTGGAGTTCATCAAGCGCTGGTGGGTCATGGAGGCGCCGACGGGCCAGCGCTTCTGCGTGGTGCGCCCCCAGCGCGACGGCAAGCTGGGCGCGCATGCGAACGAGTGGAAGTGAGGCGCCCTCCGCCTAAATGTAACCGAACCGGCGCCGAGCGAACCACTCGGCGCCCAGCAGCGCCACCAGGGTGACCAGGTAGTACCACCGGTCCCACAGGGGCTGGTCCTTCGCGCGGCCCACCTCCACCACCGGCGGATCCAGGAGCGGCACGTCCGGCAAGCTGTCCAACGGCAGCCGGTAGGACTTGCCGCCCGTCACCTTGGCGATCTGCTCCATCAAGGCCGGGCGCACCGAGGCATCCGACAGTTCGGGCCCCACCGCGCGCACCGCCACCGCGTCCTCGCCCTTGCCCAGGTCCGTCTCGCCCTTCTTGGCCGTGGCCAGCAGTTTGTACGGTCCCGGCTCGGGCGGCGGGAACTCCAGCCGGACCACGCCATCCGCCCCCGCGGTCCCCGTCTGCACCGCCACCAGCTTCTGCGTGGCCACCGAGAACAGCTCCACCCGGACCTGTGCATCCTGCGCTGGCTGGTAGTCCGACGTCCGCGCCGAGATCACCACGCCCACGGGCCTGCCCGGCTCCACCGAGGGGGGATCCGCGGACACCCGCAGCGTCGTCAGGTCTGGATCCCTCACCAACCAGCGCAGCGCATTGCTCCAGAAGCGGTCATACGCCCGGTTGGGCGAACCGTCCCGGTGCGCCGTGAACGCCCAGTACCAGCTCGCGTCCGTGGCCAGGGTCAGCGCCCGTCCCCGGCCGTAGTCCCACACGGCCACCAGCGGCGCGTTCTTCCCATCCACCGTGTGGAAGGGGTGGTCCAGCAGCACCGTCGCGCCCTGCCGGGCCCGCGTGGAGTTGATGCCCGCCATGGGTGGCAGCTCCGCCCAGGCGCTCTCGGTGCTCGCCGCGCCGCTGCCCAGCGCCGTCACCGGGTGGCGTAACCCCTCGGGCGTCAGCCGCGCCTTGAAGGGCTCCGGGTTCGCGGGCCCCGCGGCCTCCACCGGCAGCGCCTCCATCAGCGTGGGCATCATCGCGCGGCCCTCGCCCAGCACGCTGTCGCCGCCAATCATCACGAACGCCCCGCCGTTGTGGACGTACTGCTCCAGGTTGCGCTCGAAGCCCGCGATGGACAGCTGCGGGTCCACGTGGCCGAAGTTCTGGAAGATGACGACATCGAACGTGTCCAGCTTCGTGTCGAAGATCTCCTCCATCGGGAAGGGAATCAGCGACAGCTCGCGCTCGGGGTTCACCACCCCCGTCTCATCCGTCTGCGTGCGCAGGATGTAGAAGGACACCATGTCCACGTTGGCGTCCTGGCGCAGCAGCCCCCGCAGGAAGCGCTCGTCCCACGAGGGCCGCCCCACCACCAGCAGCACGCGCACCCGGTCCCGGATGACCTTGAGGGTGAAGGAGCGGGTGTTGTTGTCGCTCACCGCCTCGTCCGGGAAGGTGGGCACCGTGACGGTGTAGACGAAGCGGCCCGTCTGGTCCGGGGTGAAGGTGAAGGCCACCGGCTTCACGTCGTCCTGCGAGCCGAAGCGCACCGACTTGCTCGCCACCGTCTTGCCCTCCTGGCTGAGCACCACCGGGATGTCCTTGCCGGAGAAGCCCCGGCCGTGGATCTCCACCTCCACGGTGAGCGAGTTGCGCACGAAGGCGAAGTCATCGACCTTCAGCCCCTCGACCGCCAGATCCTTGAGCGCCTCCTGGCCCACGGTGAAGGTGGACACCGGCACGCCCAGATCCGCCAGCGCCGAGCGGGCGCGTCCCACCACCCCGGACGCCAGCTCCGCGTTGTCCGTCCCATCGCTGAAGAGCAGCACCCCGGAGAGCTTCCGCGAGCCCTGCGCCCCGGCCCCCGCGGCCCGCAGCGCCGACAGCAGGTCCGTGGTGCCCGCGCGGGGCGGCTCGCTGGCGAGCGCGGTGGGCGTGGTGGGCGACAGCTCCGGATCCACCCCGTACAACTCCACCGTGAAGCGGTCCTGCAACGCGGCCAGTCCCGGCGCGGCCCGCTCCAGGAAGGAGGCCACCTGCGCGGACCGCGTGGGCCCACCGGGCTCCACCGGAAAGCCCATGGACGCGGAGCGGTCCACCAGCACCGCCACCCGGTTCTTCATCCGCGCCACCTGGAGGTTGCGGATGCCCGGCTCCAGCAGGAAGAAGAGGGCCGCCACCCCCGCGCCCACCCGCAAGGTCCACAACAACACCTTGCGCCAGCGCGCGGGCTCGCGGCGCACGCCCCACGCCGCCAGCCCGATGCCGAGCACGAGCCCCACGCCGAGCAGCACGAGGGCCCAGAGGGGTAACGGGGAGAGGCTGACGAATTTCCAGGCGTTGAAGGTCTGTGAGTTCATCAATCGCGCCCAACGGGGCCAGGGGCTCCGAGGTCAGCGCCGCTT
Protein-coding sequences here:
- a CDS encoding glutamine amidotransferase, with the translated sequence MNSQTFNAWKFVSLSPLPLWALVLLGVGLVLGIGLAAWGVRREPARWRKVLLWTLRVGAGVAALFFLLEPGIRNLQVARMKNRVAVLVDRSASMGFPVEPGGPTRSAQVASFLERAAPGLAALQDRFTVELYGVDPELSPTTPTALASEPPRAGTTDLLSALRAAGAGAQGSRKLSGVLLFSDGTDNAELASGVVGRARSALADLGVPVSTFTVGQEALKDLAVEGLKVDDFAFVRNSLTVEVEIHGRGFSGKDIPVVLSQEGKTVASKSVRFGSQDDVKPVAFTFTPDQTGRFVYTVTVPTFPDEAVSDNNTRSFTLKVIRDRVRVLLVVGRPSWDERFLRGLLRQDANVDMVSFYILRTQTDETGVVNPERELSLIPFPMEEIFDTKLDTFDVVIFQNFGHVDPQLSIAGFERNLEQYVHNGGAFVMIGGDSVLGEGRAMMPTLMEALPVEAAGPANPEPFKARLTPEGLRHPVTALGSGAASTESAWAELPPMAGINSTRARQGATVLLDHPFHTVDGKNAPLVAVWDYGRGRALTLATDASWYWAFTAHRDGSPNRAYDRFWSNALRWLVRDPDLTTLRVSADPPSVEPGRPVGVVISARTSDYQPAQDAQVRVELFSVATQKLVAVQTGTAGADGVVRLEFPPPEPGPYKLLATAKKGETDLGKGEDAVAVRAVGPELSDASVRPALMEQIAKVTGGKSYRLPLDSLPDVPLLDPPVVEVGRAKDQPLWDRWYYLVTLVALLGAEWFARRRFGYI
- a CDS encoding VOC family protein encodes the protein MHRSRLVGIVIDCKTEDFDTATRFWSQALGKQVKPSDPENPTYADLQTEADEPLILVQKVDHPSRVHLDIETDDIEAEVKRLEALGAKRVEFIKRWWVMEAPTGQRFCVVRPQRDGKLGAHANEWK
- a CDS encoding amidohydrolase family protein, with amino-acid sequence MVKIGRRALTLGLGTMGLSSFLSQGCATATTASRLPPSAPLPSGRDFLLKNASLLTMDPVLGDIPGGSVLVRQGQILAVGRNLVAPDVPVIDAQGMIGLPGLVDTHWHMWNTLLRSFAGTRKADGYFPTVAAFGKNMVPSDLYQGTRLAAAEALACGITTVHNYCHNVRSLDHATADLQALREAGIRARWSFGWPQGLTTDQGLDLESLGRLHADWASHSNGGLLSLGMAWPGIQRMGGRTPERIYKEELRFARERKLPLSVHASSQRGATGQIGEFAREGLLGPDLQVIHALFATEEEIQAMASAGTAVSVSPRSEMRIGYGFPKFLPFLRQGVKLGLSIDTTVLTGNANLFDVMKTARDIENARAENEFEWTGRQLLELGTLGGARSLGLDGWIGSLTPGKRADLLLINPRRVNMGVAPDPVNLVIEATEPGNVDTVIVEGRILKRGGALTALSPERIITEASAALDELRARTQLR